A DNA window from Niabella yanshanensis contains the following coding sequences:
- a CDS encoding CapA family protein, giving the protein MRNAAFLISLFLWCSCSQYPKAPIAGAAKPSQDKDSLISIIAVGDMMLGSNYPDSNRLPGRNILEKLKDTLRDADITIGNLEGVIADATTVSKKCKTGNNCHAFRMPPHFAAYFNDAGFDFLSIANNHSGDFGDEGIVQTKKALEEQGIAFSGLKNDCEIALLRKGSLTLAFIGVGHGGRHVYINDYRKISSVIKEAKELADIIVIFFHGGAEGVHAEAVLRKQETSFNENRGNVYEMAHHCIDEGADLVIGSGPHVTRGMEIYKEKLIAYSLGNFATYGNMSLHGPMGYAPLLKVYLNKKGHFVKGSVLPVIQKPGKTSHPAADSGRQAITKLQFLSKRDFPSSVLNINNDGFLTIKNF; this is encoded by the coding sequence ATGAGAAACGCTGCTTTTTTAATATCCTTGTTTTTGTGGTGCTCCTGCTCGCAGTACCCAAAAGCTCCCATTGCGGGCGCCGCAAAACCCAGCCAGGATAAAGATTCCCTGATTAGTATTATTGCTGTAGGAGATATGATGTTAGGCAGCAACTATCCCGATTCCAACAGGTTACCTGGACGCAATATTCTCGAGAAGCTGAAAGATACTCTCCGTGATGCTGATATTACCATCGGTAACCTGGAAGGTGTTATTGCCGATGCTACTACGGTTTCCAAAAAGTGTAAAACCGGTAACAACTGCCATGCCTTCAGGATGCCTCCTCATTTTGCCGCCTATTTTAACGATGCCGGTTTTGATTTTTTGAGCATTGCTAACAATCATAGCGGTGATTTTGGAGACGAAGGCATTGTGCAAACCAAAAAAGCGCTGGAAGAACAGGGTATTGCATTTTCAGGCCTTAAAAATGATTGTGAAATAGCCTTGTTGCGAAAAGGCAGTTTAACCCTGGCTTTTATTGGTGTGGGACACGGCGGGCGGCATGTTTATATAAACGACTACAGGAAAATAAGTTCCGTTATTAAAGAAGCCAAAGAATTGGCAGACATCATAGTTATATTTTTTCACGGCGGTGCAGAAGGCGTTCATGCGGAAGCTGTGCTAAGAAAGCAGGAAACCAGCTTCAATGAAAACCGGGGCAATGTGTACGAAATGGCACACCATTGTATTGACGAGGGAGCCGACCTGGTGATAGGTAGTGGTCCGCATGTAACCCGTGGAATGGAAATTTATAAGGAGAAACTGATTGCTTATAGTCTCGGAAATTTTGCAACCTATGGTAATATGTCTTTACACGGGCCAATGGGATATGCGCCTTTGCTAAAGGTTTACCTTAATAAAAAGGGACATTTTGTAAAAGGGTCTGTGCTTCCTGTTATTCAAAAACCGGGAAAGACATCTCATCCGGCCGCCGATTCGGGCAGGCAGGCAATAACCAAACTACAGTTTCTAAGTAAGCGGGACTTTCCTTCCAGTGTGTTAAACATCAATAACGACGGATTTTTAACAATTAAAAATTTTTGA
- a CDS encoding Gfo/Idh/MocA family oxidoreductase encodes MSSKNTSRRKFLKNTTIATAATALLPDLLFAKNSFLQSAATAPSEKVNLACIGIGNRGQQIIEEFAKTGLANIVALCDVDMGAPQTQKIMGQFPQAKRFQDFRQMFDKMGNEIEAVCIGTPDFSHFPITMMAMALGKHVYVEKPMARTFNEVELMIKAAEKYNKVVTQMGNQGHSEGNYFQFKAWTEAGIIKDVNKIVAHMNSARRWHGWDTNIKAFPAAESTPSTLDWDIWQMQTFGHDYNKDFVNGQWRCWYDFGMGALGDWGAHILDTAHEFLDLGLPTEVKPLKLTGHNDFFYPTSTTLSYKFPKRGKKPKVEVLWYDGVDNLPPIPKGYGVQGLDPNIPPPSTGDIKGPKLNPGKIIYSKDLIFKGGSHGSTLSIIPEEKAKAMAAQLPQVPKSPSNHFKNFLLSCKGQEKTRSPFAVAGPLSQVFCLGVIAQWTGDKIKFDREKKIITNNKKANELLVGPPPRKGWEQYYKI; translated from the coding sequence ATGAGTTCAAAAAACACATCAAGAAGAAAGTTCTTGAAAAATACAACGATAGCTACTGCTGCTACAGCATTGCTGCCAGATTTGCTTTTTGCCAAAAATAGTTTTTTACAATCAGCTGCAACAGCGCCCTCCGAAAAAGTAAACCTTGCCTGCATTGGTATTGGTAACCGGGGCCAGCAAATTATTGAAGAGTTTGCAAAGACCGGGCTGGCTAATATTGTTGCCTTATGTGATGTGGATATGGGGGCGCCCCAGACACAAAAAATAATGGGGCAGTTTCCGCAGGCCAAACGCTTCCAGGATTTCAGGCAGATGTTTGATAAAATGGGTAATGAAATAGAAGCCGTTTGCATCGGCACCCCCGATTTTTCACATTTCCCTATTACCATGATGGCAATGGCCCTTGGTAAACATGTGTATGTAGAAAAACCAATGGCCCGCACTTTCAACGAAGTGGAGCTGATGATAAAGGCCGCAGAAAAATATAATAAGGTGGTTACACAAATGGGTAACCAGGGTCACTCCGAAGGCAACTACTTCCAGTTTAAGGCCTGGACTGAAGCCGGCATCATCAAAGATGTCAATAAGATCGTAGCGCATATGAATTCAGCCCGCCGCTGGCATGGCTGGGATACAAATATAAAAGCATTTCCTGCCGCGGAGTCAACACCGTCTACCCTCGACTGGGACATATGGCAGATGCAGACTTTTGGACATGATTACAATAAGGATTTTGTAAACGGGCAGTGGCGTTGCTGGTACGATTTCGGTATGGGAGCCTTAGGAGATTGGGGCGCGCACATACTGGATACCGCGCACGAGTTTTTAGACCTGGGTTTGCCCACGGAGGTAAAGCCGCTGAAATTGACTGGTCATAATGATTTCTTCTATCCTACCTCTACTACTCTTTCCTATAAATTCCCCAAAAGAGGCAAAAAGCCAAAGGTAGAAGTACTGTGGTATGATGGGGTAGATAACTTACCTCCTATTCCTAAAGGGTATGGTGTGCAGGGGCTGGACCCCAATATCCCCCCGCCCAGTACTGGCGATATTAAAGGACCCAAGCTAAACCCCGGTAAGATCATTTACTCCAAAGATCTTATATTTAAAGGAGGCTCTCATGGCAGCACGCTTTCTATTATTCCTGAAGAAAAAGCAAAAGCTATGGCAGCTCAACTACCGCAGGTTCCCAAAAGCCCGTCCAACCATTTTAAAAACTTTTTGCTTTCATGTAAAGGACAGGAAAAAACACGTTCCCCATTTGCTGTAGCGGGCCCGCTCAGCCAGGTGTTTTGCCTGGGTGTTATTGCGCAGTGGACGGGCGATAAGATCAAATTCGACCGCGAAAAAAAGATCATCACCAACAATAAAAAAGCCAACGAGCTTTTGGTGGGTCCGCCGCCAAGGAAAGGCTGGGAACAGTATTATAAGATCTAA
- the asnS gene encoding asparagine--tRNA ligase — MFNKRIKIKTLLAQDPESYREQEVTVMGWVRTFRNNQFIALNDGSTNTNLQVVAELGKFDESLLKRITTSASLKVTGAIVPSLGKGQTMELKAASIEILGDSDAEVYPLQPKKHSLEFLREKAHLRFRTNTFASVFRIRHALAFAVHKFFNDKGFVYLHTPIITASDAEGAGEMFRVTTLPFEDTPKNEDGSINFKEDFFGRSTNLTVSGQLEGELGATAFGEIYTFGPTFRAENSNTARHLAEFWMIEPEMAFYDLEDNANLAEEFIKYIIRYVLENNREDLDFLASRLAEEEKQLPQDKRSEMGLIEKLEFVINNEFQRLTYTEAIDILANSNHNKKKKFQYPITGWGMDLQSEHERYLVEKHFKKPVILTDYPAGIKSFYMRLNEDGKTVAAMDILAPGIGEIVGGSQREERLDVLLEKMKAMHIPMEEMWWYVDTRRFGTVPHAGFGLGFERMIQFVTGMSNIRDVIAFPRTPKSAEF, encoded by the coding sequence ATGTTTAACAAAAGGATCAAAATTAAAACGCTTTTGGCGCAAGATCCCGAAAGCTATCGGGAGCAGGAGGTAACGGTAATGGGTTGGGTACGTACTTTTCGTAACAACCAGTTTATAGCTTTAAATGACGGAAGCACGAATACCAATTTGCAGGTTGTGGCCGAGCTCGGAAAGTTTGATGAATCTCTTTTGAAAAGGATCACTACGTCTGCTTCTTTAAAAGTTACAGGAGCTATTGTTCCATCCTTGGGGAAGGGCCAAACGATGGAGCTGAAAGCGGCTTCGATAGAGATACTGGGAGATAGTGATGCGGAAGTTTACCCGCTGCAGCCTAAAAAACACTCTCTTGAGTTCTTAAGAGAAAAAGCGCATCTGCGTTTCAGAACCAACACTTTTGCTTCTGTTTTCCGCATCCGGCACGCGCTGGCATTTGCGGTTCATAAATTTTTTAACGATAAAGGATTCGTGTACCTGCATACACCGATCATTACCGCAAGCGATGCCGAAGGCGCCGGCGAAATGTTCAGGGTAACCACCCTTCCCTTCGAAGACACGCCCAAAAATGAAGACGGGTCTATCAATTTTAAGGAAGATTTCTTTGGCAGATCGACTAATTTAACAGTAAGTGGTCAGTTAGAAGGTGAATTAGGCGCAACGGCTTTTGGCGAGATCTATACCTTTGGTCCTACTTTCAGGGCAGAAAACAGTAATACAGCGCGCCACCTGGCCGAATTCTGGATGATCGAACCGGAAATGGCTTTTTACGACCTGGAAGACAATGCCAACCTGGCTGAAGAGTTTATTAAGTACATCATCCGTTATGTATTAGAGAACAACCGTGAAGATCTTGACTTTTTAGCGTCGAGACTGGCTGAGGAGGAAAAACAATTACCCCAGGATAAGCGTAGCGAGATGGGCCTGATCGAGAAACTCGAATTTGTGATCAATAACGAGTTTCAACGATTGACCTATACGGAGGCGATAGATATATTGGCTAACAGCAACCACAATAAAAAGAAGAAATTCCAATATCCCATTACGGGATGGGGAATGGACCTGCAAAGTGAGCATGAGCGGTACCTGGTAGAAAAGCACTTTAAAAAGCCGGTGATACTGACGGACTATCCCGCCGGGATCAAGTCCTTTTATATGAGATTAAACGAGGATGGCAAAACCGTGGCGGCAATGGATATACTGGCGCCCGGAATTGGCGAGATCGTAGGTGGGTCGCAAAGGGAAGAAAGGCTGGATGTGTTGCTGGAAAAAATGAAAGCCATGCACATACCCATGGAAGAAATGTGGTGGTATGTGGATACCCGTCGCTTTGGTACGGTACCTCATGCAGGGTTTGGGTTAGGTTTTGAAAGGATGATTCAGTTTGTAACCGGTATGAGCAATATCCGCGACGTCATTGCATTTCCCAGAACACCAAAGAGTGCTGAATTTTAA
- the rho gene encoding transcription termination factor Rho translates to MYDILQLNDMLVPELLDIAEQLNIPDAKKLDKQTLIYQILDNQAIAGSKTTSTEAKPKRKRIVKATTSIGTEEAFVEDDGTEEKEEKAKATSSEKAKAPAKKAKAPAKKKKPVRQAGGAAAKKEESAETGDLFDVDKGVEEFTEEPAGDKDEFSLDPATASFIEQAFKATEKFANPAPVVIEEPVVKSFSPRKEKEATFNVEFDGVILSEGVLEMMPDGYGFLRSSDYNYLSSPDDVYVSPSQIKLFGLKTGDTVHGAVRPPREGEKYFALLKVDTINGKSPEEVRDRVPFDYLTPLFPYEKLNLFTRPSDLSTRIIDLFTPIGKGQRGLIVAQPKTGKTMLLKAVANAIAENHPECYLMVVLVDERPEEVTDMERSVKAEVIASTFDEPAEKHVKVSTVALQKAKRLVECGHDVIILLDSITRLARAHNTVSPASGKVLSGGVEANAMQKPKQFFGAARKIENGGSLTILATALIDTGSKMDEVIFEEFKGTGNMELQLDRRLANKRIYPAIDLTASSTRRDDLLLDREVLQRMNLLRVYLAEMKTEEAMSELLKRMKGTKSNEEFLASMNS, encoded by the coding sequence ATGTATGATATTTTACAATTGAACGACATGCTCGTTCCGGAACTGTTGGATATTGCCGAGCAGTTAAATATTCCTGATGCGAAGAAATTAGATAAGCAAACCCTTATTTACCAGATTTTAGATAACCAGGCTATAGCGGGCTCTAAAACCACCTCTACGGAAGCTAAACCTAAAAGAAAACGTATTGTAAAAGCCACCACCTCTATCGGAACGGAAGAAGCTTTTGTTGAAGATGATGGAACGGAAGAGAAAGAGGAGAAAGCTAAAGCAACTTCTTCTGAGAAAGCCAAGGCTCCGGCTAAGAAAGCCAAAGCTCCGGCAAAAAAGAAAAAACCTGTCCGCCAGGCAGGCGGGGCTGCAGCTAAAAAAGAAGAATCAGCTGAAACCGGCGATCTTTTTGACGTCGACAAAGGTGTTGAAGAATTCACTGAAGAACCTGCGGGCGATAAAGACGAATTCAGCCTTGACCCGGCTACTGCTTCTTTCATTGAGCAGGCATTCAAAGCCACGGAAAAATTTGCCAACCCGGCACCTGTGGTAATAGAAGAACCTGTGGTTAAAAGCTTTAGCCCAAGAAAAGAAAAAGAAGCCACTTTTAATGTAGAGTTTGATGGCGTTATTTTAAGCGAAGGTGTATTGGAAATGATGCCCGATGGTTATGGCTTTTTAAGGTCGTCAGACTACAATTATCTTTCCAGCCCGGATGATGTTTATGTATCTCCATCGCAGATTAAACTATTTGGTTTAAAAACCGGCGATACCGTACATGGGGCTGTACGTCCGCCCCGCGAAGGTGAAAAATATTTTGCGCTGTTAAAAGTAGATACGATCAATGGTAAGAGCCCAGAAGAAGTGCGTGATCGCGTACCTTTTGACTACTTAACCCCTTTATTCCCATACGAAAAACTGAACCTGTTTACTCGTCCGTCAGACCTGTCAACACGTATTATCGACTTATTTACGCCGATCGGTAAAGGCCAGCGTGGTTTAATTGTAGCGCAGCCTAAAACAGGTAAAACGATGTTGTTGAAAGCAGTAGCCAATGCCATTGCAGAAAATCATCCTGAGTGTTACCTGATGGTAGTGCTGGTAGACGAACGTCCGGAAGAGGTTACCGATATGGAAAGAAGCGTAAAAGCAGAAGTAATTGCTTCTACTTTTGATGAGCCTGCAGAAAAGCACGTTAAAGTATCTACAGTGGCCCTGCAGAAGGCAAAAAGGCTGGTAGAGTGCGGACATGATGTAATTATTCTTTTAGACTCTATTACACGTTTGGCCCGTGCGCACAATACGGTATCGCCAGCTTCCGGTAAAGTATTAAGCGGCGGTGTGGAAGCCAATGCGATGCAGAAGCCTAAACAGTTTTTCGGTGCCGCCCGTAAAATTGAAAATGGCGGTTCATTAACCATACTGGCTACTGCTTTGATTGATACCGGAAGTAAAATGGACGAGGTGATCTTTGAAGAATTTAAAGGTACCGGTAACATGGAGCTTCAGTTAGACAGGAGATTAGCTAATAAGCGTATCTATCCTGCAATTGATCTGACCGCTTCGTCTACACGCCGTGATGACCTGTTATTAGACAGAGAGGTACTGCAAAGAATGAATTTACTGCGCGTTTACCTGGCTGAGATGAAAACAGAAGAGGCGATGTCGGAATTATTGAAGCGTATGAAAGGAACCAAGAGCAACGAAGAATTTTTGGCGAGTATGAACTCTTAA
- a CDS encoding glycoside hydrolase family 88 protein translates to MHWTKTLLGPMMIPVLFSCGSAKKTAGWQEDSLAKSGLTHSEEMLQHMLPAANEKFSSVTGAYPRTIKNEKLVTTSMYDWTPGFFPGSLWYAYEYSKKADLKAEAIKWTEKLEPLQTFTEHHDLGFMMYCSYGNAYRLTGNESYKKILINAARALSTRFNPTAGVIKSWNSFKSWQDNTTYHFPVIIDNMMNLELLFFASKMSGDTSFRHIATTHALTTMKNHFRPDYSSYHVVCYDSANGKVLARETAQGYANNSTWSRGQAWAIYGYTMTYRETKDPRFLNMAIGLSDYFINNKRLPEDCVPYWDFNANETGYTPGIKSNANKTNTLYRDASAAAITASALLELSTYVNEGQSKKYREAAVKMLKSLSSDNYTAQAGTNGSFIIKHCVGSIPHNSEIDVPLVYADYYYIEALLRYHQLQKEEILFSSN, encoded by the coding sequence ATGCATTGGACAAAAACGCTTTTAGGGCCTATGATGATCCCGGTTTTATTTTCATGCGGTTCGGCGAAAAAGACGGCAGGTTGGCAGGAAGATAGTTTGGCAAAGAGCGGTTTAACCCACTCAGAAGAAATGCTTCAACATATGTTGCCGGCAGCAAACGAAAAATTTTCATCGGTTACAGGGGCCTATCCACGCACGATAAAAAATGAGAAGCTGGTAACCACATCCATGTATGACTGGACTCCGGGATTTTTTCCGGGCAGCCTGTGGTATGCATATGAGTATTCGAAGAAGGCAGACCTGAAGGCAGAAGCTATCAAGTGGACGGAGAAGCTGGAGCCGCTGCAAACCTTTACGGAGCATCATGACCTGGGATTTATGATGTATTGCAGCTATGGAAATGCATACCGGCTTACGGGTAACGAGTCTTACAAAAAAATACTTATCAATGCAGCAAGGGCTTTAAGTACGCGCTTCAATCCAACAGCCGGTGTTATTAAATCGTGGAATAGCTTTAAGTCATGGCAGGACAATACTACCTACCATTTTCCCGTGATCATCGATAATATGATGAACCTGGAGCTGTTATTCTTTGCATCAAAAATGTCAGGAGATACCAGCTTCAGGCATATCGCAACTACGCACGCATTAACCACCATGAAAAACCATTTCCGGCCAGATTATAGTTCCTATCATGTGGTTTGTTATGACTCTGCAAATGGAAAGGTACTTGCCCGGGAAACTGCTCAGGGGTACGCCAATAATTCTACCTGGAGTCGCGGACAGGCATGGGCTATTTATGGTTACACCATGACATACAGGGAAACTAAAGATCCACGCTTTTTAAACATGGCTATCGGTTTGTCTGATTATTTTATCAATAATAAAAGATTGCCGGAGGACTGTGTTCCTTACTGGGATTTTAATGCCAATGAAACCGGCTATACGCCAGGTATAAAGTCCAATGCCAATAAAACAAATACATTATATCGCGATGCTTCTGCTGCTGCTATAACGGCTTCTGCCTTGTTGGAACTGAGTACGTATGTAAACGAGGGACAATCGAAAAAATATAGAGAAGCGGCTGTAAAAATGCTGAAGTCCCTGAGTAGCGATAACTATACAGCCCAGGCAGGTACTAACGGTAGCTTTATTATTAAACATTGTGTGGGCAGCATTCCGCATAACTCTGAAATAGACGTGCCGTTAGTATATGCTGACTATTATTATATCGAGGCTTTGTTGCGATATCATCAATTACAAAAAGAAGAAATATTGTTTTCTTCTAATTAG
- a CDS encoding heparinase II/III domain-containing protein, with protein sequence MNTIAFSLKLFFVLSGFIFFNDSVQGSTPRNLLQKRANEQAVKEALVPREKWINYPLYADRSGWDQFLGTSKDGIVTSGESYLKYEWQVIKATDYLEFSRSGSRVIMEEPYNQNLNAISSLFLAEMAEGKGRFIDQLINGVFAACEMTSWSLSAHLSLQLKNKRFPDHNQQVIDLLGGDVGALFSWIYFFLNKEFDKADPLIAQRMKYEIKRRIFEPYMNVNHFWWMGFEIRPTRVVNNWNVWCNSNVLQSFALIEEDPDKLAKAVYKTMQSVDLFINYNKGDGACEEGPSYWGHAAGKLYDYLQILSDITGGKISIFDEPIIKNMGEYISRSYVGNGWVVNFSDASAIGGGDPALIYRFGKAVKSEEMKSFAAYLIRQQNGHLKIRGNRDIFRTLQSATYNKEMGTVTPALPSAPYTWYPQTEFCYIKNRTYFFAAKGGFNNESHNHNDVGTFALYVDTIPFFIDAGVGTYTRQTFGRERYTIWTMQSNYHNLPLINGAAQQFGAAYKSSDVSFNVASKKFSLDISKAYNNEASVKNWQRSYDLSDKGLVIEEAFDLTSLKEPTSIHFLVSAKPVINKAGVVLLEKNSRKVEFRYTKRLFNVEVDTLSLNDKRLSDVWGSEIYRIRLIAEKPQLKGKYNYTIAKVF encoded by the coding sequence GTGAATACAATTGCCTTTAGCCTTAAACTATTTTTTGTTCTAAGTGGTTTTATATTTTTTAATGATAGTGTGCAGGGATCTACACCCCGCAACCTGTTACAAAAGAGAGCCAATGAACAGGCTGTGAAGGAAGCGCTGGTACCCAGGGAAAAATGGATTAACTATCCACTCTATGCTGACCGGTCTGGTTGGGATCAATTTTTAGGAACCAGCAAAGACGGAATTGTAACAAGTGGCGAAAGCTACCTGAAATATGAATGGCAGGTTATAAAGGCAACTGATTACCTGGAGTTTTCGCGTAGCGGTTCCCGTGTGATCATGGAGGAGCCTTACAATCAAAATTTAAATGCCATTTCATCTTTATTCCTGGCTGAAATGGCAGAAGGAAAAGGACGGTTTATAGATCAGTTGATCAATGGGGTATTTGCTGCATGCGAAATGACTTCCTGGTCCTTATCGGCTCACTTGTCTCTGCAATTAAAAAATAAACGTTTTCCCGATCACAACCAACAGGTGATTGATCTGCTTGGAGGAGATGTGGGGGCACTGTTTTCCTGGATCTATTTTTTTCTTAATAAAGAATTTGACAAGGCTGACCCGTTGATTGCTCAACGCATGAAGTACGAAATAAAAAGAAGGATATTCGAGCCTTACATGAATGTGAACCATTTTTGGTGGATGGGCTTCGAAATTCGGCCAACGCGGGTGGTGAATAACTGGAACGTATGGTGTAACAGCAATGTTTTGCAGTCTTTTGCTTTAATAGAGGAAGATCCGGATAAGCTGGCTAAGGCGGTGTATAAAACGATGCAGTCGGTTGATCTTTTTATCAACTATAATAAAGGAGACGGTGCTTGTGAAGAAGGACCCTCTTACTGGGGGCATGCGGCGGGCAAACTGTATGACTATCTGCAAATTCTATCTGATATTACCGGAGGTAAAATCTCCATTTTCGATGAGCCTATCATTAAAAATATGGGCGAGTATATTTCGCGGAGCTACGTGGGCAATGGCTGGGTGGTGAATTTTTCGGATGCATCAGCGATAGGTGGAGGTGACCCAGCCTTAATTTACCGTTTTGGAAAAGCCGTGAAAAGCGAAGAAATGAAATCTTTCGCAGCATATCTTATCCGGCAACAAAACGGTCACCTGAAGATCAGGGGTAATCGTGATATATTCAGGACCTTACAAAGCGCCACTTATAATAAAGAGATGGGTACTGTAACTCCAGCACTGCCATCAGCGCCTTATACCTGGTATCCGCAAACAGAATTCTGTTATATAAAGAATAGAACTTACTTCTTTGCTGCAAAGGGAGGTTTTAATAATGAGAGCCATAACCACAACGATGTAGGAACGTTCGCTTTATATGTAGACACCATTCCTTTTTTCATCGATGCGGGAGTAGGCACTTATACGAGGCAAACTTTTGGCCGCGAACGTTACACCATATGGACCATGCAAAGTAATTACCATAACCTGCCCCTGATCAACGGTGCCGCACAACAATTTGGAGCAGCATATAAGTCGAGCGATGTTAGTTTTAATGTTGCTTCAAAAAAGTTCAGCCTGGATATAAGCAAGGCCTATAACAACGAAGCTTCAGTGAAAAACTGGCAACGCAGTTATGATTTATCAGATAAAGGCTTAGTAATAGAAGAGGCATTTGATCTTACATCGCTAAAGGAGCCCACTTCTATTCATTTCCTGGTATCCGCAAAGCCGGTTATCAATAAGGCGGGTGTGGTACTGTTAGAAAAGAATAGCCGCAAAGTCGAGTTCCGGTATACAAAGCGTCTTTTTAATGTTGAAGTGGACACGCTATCGCTAAATGACAAAAGGCTTTCTGATGTTTGGGGAAGCGAAATATATCGTATTAGACTGATTGCGGAAAAGCCACAACTAAAAGGAAAATATAATTATACTATAGCAAAGGTATTCTGA
- a CDS encoding dienelactone hydrolase family protein yields the protein MSIKKEDVQQAVFDLYDDYAHNRINRRDFVQKLSIYAVGGLTVSSLMSFLMPDYKGQVQIAPEDPRVKAEYIEYKSPKGGGTIKGLLCMPADNKRKLGGVVVVHENRGLNPHIEDVARRAALAGFIALAPDALTPLGGYPGTDDAGRELQAKRDRNEMLEDFIAAYDYLKNYKYCNGKVGVVGFCFGGWIANMMAVKINTLNAAVPFYGGQPPAEDVSKIKAPLLIQYAELDTRVNEGWPAYEAALKENNKTYTMYMYPRVNHGFHNDTTPRYDKAAAELAWKRTVDFFKEKLK from the coding sequence ATGTCTATAAAAAAAGAAGATGTTCAACAAGCCGTTTTTGACCTTTATGACGACTATGCCCACAACCGAATTAACCGCCGCGACTTTGTACAGAAGCTTTCCATTTATGCTGTAGGAGGGTTAACGGTTTCCTCACTCATGAGCTTTTTAATGCCCGATTATAAAGGGCAGGTACAGATTGCCCCGGAAGATCCGCGTGTGAAGGCTGAGTATATTGAATATAAGTCGCCTAAAGGAGGAGGCACCATAAAAGGTTTGCTGTGCATGCCTGCCGATAACAAAAGAAAACTAGGTGGGGTGGTGGTGGTCCATGAAAACAGGGGTCTTAATCCACATATTGAAGATGTAGCCAGGCGCGCCGCACTGGCTGGTTTCATTGCATTAGCACCCGATGCGCTTACTCCCCTGGGTGGCTACCCCGGTACAGATGATGCAGGACGTGAGCTGCAAGCCAAACGCGACAGAAATGAAATGCTGGAAGATTTTATAGCTGCCTATGACTACCTGAAAAACTACAAGTATTGTAACGGAAAAGTAGGTGTGGTAGGCTTTTGCTTTGGTGGTTGGATCGCCAATATGATGGCGGTAAAAATTAATACACTAAATGCGGCCGTTCCTTTCTACGGAGGACAACCACCGGCAGAAGATGTTTCAAAGATTAAAGCCCCCTTATTAATTCAGTATGCCGAATTGGATACCCGCGTTAACGAGGGCTGGCCGGCGTATGAAGCTGCATTAAAAGAAAATAATAAAACGTATACCATGTATATGTACCCCAGGGTAAATCATGGCTTTCATAACGATACTACGCCGCGGTACGACAAAGCTGCTGCAGAGCTGGCCTGGAAAAGAACTGTTGATTTTTTTAAGGAAAAATTGAAATAG